In one Halofilum ochraceum genomic region, the following are encoded:
- a CDS encoding dihydrolipoyllysine-residue acetyltransferase produces MSQTKDIPVPDIGDFDEVEIIEVLVSPGDTIEAEDSMITLESDKASMEIPSPEGGTVKEVKVEVGQKVKEGDTILTLEPSDEGGADDQAEESDSGDEKQAAEDEAEGGKADEATGASTADKEKSGQKEEGASRDTAPAGEEPTEPPKPGGRERSSPTAHIEQEKHLKAHASPGVRRFARELGVDLTQVTGSGRKGRVLKEDVKAHVKQAMEAPAAAGGGLGVPPMPEIDFSEFGEIETKPLTKINKLTGQNLHRNWVTVPHVTQFDKADITDLEAFRKELNAENKDSGVKITLVSFLIKAMVSALREFPRFNSSLDPAGENLIFKKYFHVGIAVDTPDGLVVPVLRDVDRKSLNDLARELMDISQKARDKKLSPKQMKGGCISISSLGGVGGTAFTPIVNAPEVAILGASKATTEPVWNGKEFVPRLMLPLSLSYDHRVIDGAEAARFTTYVGRLLSDTRRMLL; encoded by the coding sequence ATGAGCCAGACCAAGGACATTCCCGTACCGGACATCGGCGATTTCGACGAGGTCGAGATCATCGAGGTGCTCGTCTCGCCGGGTGACACCATCGAGGCCGAGGACTCCATGATCACGCTGGAATCCGACAAGGCCTCGATGGAGATCCCCTCGCCCGAGGGCGGCACCGTCAAGGAAGTGAAGGTGGAGGTCGGTCAAAAGGTCAAGGAAGGCGACACCATCCTGACGCTCGAGCCCAGTGACGAAGGCGGGGCCGACGATCAGGCAGAGGAGTCGGATTCCGGCGACGAGAAACAGGCCGCCGAGGATGAAGCCGAGGGGGGAAAGGCTGACGAGGCGACCGGCGCATCCACGGCCGACAAGGAGAAGTCCGGCCAGAAGGAAGAAGGGGCATCCAGAGACACGGCCCCGGCCGGGGAAGAGCCGACCGAGCCGCCCAAACCCGGCGGCCGCGAGCGGAGTTCACCGACCGCTCACATCGAGCAGGAAAAACACTTGAAGGCCCACGCCTCCCCCGGGGTCCGCCGGTTCGCACGCGAACTCGGCGTGGACCTCACGCAGGTGACCGGGTCGGGCCGCAAGGGGCGCGTTCTCAAAGAGGACGTAAAGGCTCACGTGAAACAGGCGATGGAGGCACCAGCCGCCGCCGGTGGCGGGCTCGGCGTGCCACCGATGCCGGAGATCGATTTCAGCGAGTTCGGCGAGATCGAGACGAAACCGCTGACGAAGATCAACAAACTCACCGGCCAGAACCTGCACCGCAACTGGGTCACGGTTCCTCACGTTACGCAGTTCGACAAAGCGGACATCACCGATCTCGAGGCCTTCCGCAAGGAGCTCAACGCCGAGAACAAGGACAGCGGCGTAAAGATCACGCTGGTCTCGTTCCTGATCAAGGCCATGGTATCGGCCCTGCGCGAGTTCCCGCGCTTCAACAGTTCGCTCGACCCGGCCGGCGAGAACCTCATTTTCAAGAAATACTTCCACGTCGGTATCGCCGTCGATACCCCCGACGGACTGGTCGTGCCGGTACTGCGCGACGTCGACCGCAAGAGCCTGAACGACCTCGCCCGCGAACTGATGGACATCAGCCAGAAGGCGCGTGACAAGAAGCTGAGCCCGAAACAGATGAAGGGCGGCTGCATTTCCATCTCGAGTCTCGGCGGCGTCGGCGGCACGGCGTTCACGCCGATCGTCAACGCCCCGGAGGTCGCGATCCTCGGTGCGTCGAAGGCGACCACGGAGCCGGTCTGGAACGGCAAGGAATTCGTCCCGCGCCTGATGCTGCCGCTATCGCTGTCCTACGACCATCGCGTCATCGACGGCGCAGAGGCCGCCCGCTTCACCACCTACGTCGGCCGCCTCCTCTCGGACACGCGGCGGATGTTGCTGTAA
- the aceE gene encoding pyruvate dehydrogenase (acetyl-transferring), homodimeric type, with translation MAEENDIDPQETREWLDSLDTLIEADGGERAHFLLERLIDESRRAGINIPFSPRTGYVNTIPQHREERSPGDHDLEWKLRSYIRWNATAMVVRANKKSEGIGGHIASFASAATLYDVGFNHFFRAPSHSHGGDLVMIQGHSAPGIYARAYLEGRLNTDQLDEFRHEVDGKGLSSYPHPWLMPDFWQFPTVSMGLSPMMGIYQARFMKYMNDRELSAAQDRKVWVFMGDGEVDEPESLGAISLAGREKLDNLVYVVNCNLQRLDGPVRGNGKIIQELEAIFRGAGWNVIKVVWGSYWDPLLAKDSDGLLRQRMDEAVDGEYQTFKSKDGAYVRENFFGKYEKLKEMVSNMSDEDVWRLNRGGHDPHKVYAAYAAATKHTGQPTVILAKTVKGYGMGEAGEGQMTAHQQKKMDADELVKLRDRFRIPISEEAARNAEYFHPGDDSEEIQYMQERRKALGGYLPQRKTLAAPLKVPTLDTFKPLLESSGDRDMSTTMGFVRGLTLLTRDKKIGPNIVPIVPDEARTFGMDGMFRQLGIYSPVGQLYTPEDAGSIMYYREDKKGQILEEGINEAGALCDWLAAATAYSTHGTNMIPFYIYYSMFGYQRVGDFMWAAGDQQARGFLLGGTAGRTTLNGEGLQHEDGQSQLTMTVIPNCVSYDPTFNYELAVIIQDGLRRMYQEQESVFYYITVMNENYHHPAMPEGVEEGIRKGLYQFDSVKPKGNKKHPEVQLTGSGTIFREVIEAAELLRDDWGVASTLWSATSFSELRRDGLDCDRWNMLHPGRKQRTSWVQQCLGASDAPVVASTDYMKAVPDQIRPFINNRFRVLGTDGYGRSDTREALRSFFEVDRYWVTVAALKALADEGTVEAKRVTEAIKKYGIDPEKPNPLTV, from the coding sequence ATGGCCGAAGAAAACGACATCGATCCGCAGGAAACCCGCGAATGGCTCGACTCGCTCGATACGCTGATCGAGGCCGATGGCGGCGAGCGCGCTCACTTCCTGCTGGAGCGCCTGATCGATGAATCGCGGCGCGCGGGGATCAACATCCCGTTCTCCCCGCGGACCGGCTACGTCAACACGATCCCGCAGCACCGCGAAGAGCGCAGCCCCGGCGACCACGATCTCGAATGGAAACTGCGCTCCTACATCCGCTGGAACGCCACGGCGATGGTGGTGCGCGCGAACAAGAAGAGCGAGGGCATCGGCGGCCACATCGCGAGCTTCGCGTCCGCGGCCACGCTATACGACGTCGGGTTCAACCATTTCTTCCGGGCGCCGAGTCACTCGCACGGCGGCGATCTGGTCATGATTCAGGGCCATTCCGCCCCCGGCATCTACGCGCGCGCATACCTCGAAGGCCGGCTCAACACCGACCAGCTCGATGAGTTCCGGCACGAAGTCGACGGCAAAGGGCTGTCGTCGTATCCCCACCCGTGGCTGATGCCCGATTTCTGGCAGTTCCCGACCGTGTCGATGGGCCTGTCACCGATGATGGGCATCTACCAGGCGCGGTTCATGAAATACATGAACGACCGCGAACTGTCCGCCGCCCAGGACCGCAAGGTCTGGGTATTCATGGGCGACGGCGAGGTCGACGAACCCGAATCGCTGGGCGCGATCTCGCTCGCCGGGCGCGAAAAGCTCGACAACCTCGTCTACGTGGTGAACTGCAACCTGCAGCGCCTCGACGGCCCCGTGCGCGGCAACGGCAAGATCATTCAGGAGCTGGAGGCGATCTTCCGGGGCGCGGGCTGGAACGTGATCAAGGTCGTCTGGGGCTCCTACTGGGACCCGCTGCTGGCCAAGGACAGCGACGGGCTGCTGCGCCAGCGCATGGACGAGGCCGTCGACGGCGAGTACCAGACCTTCAAGTCGAAGGACGGCGCGTACGTACGCGAGAACTTCTTCGGCAAGTACGAAAAACTCAAGGAGATGGTGTCGAACATGTCCGACGAGGACGTGTGGCGCCTCAACCGTGGCGGCCACGATCCGCATAAGGTCTATGCCGCCTACGCCGCTGCTACCAAACACACCGGCCAGCCGACGGTCATCCTCGCCAAGACCGTGAAGGGCTACGGCATGGGCGAGGCCGGCGAAGGCCAGATGACCGCCCACCAGCAGAAGAAGATGGACGCCGATGAGCTGGTAAAACTGCGTGACCGGTTCCGTATCCCGATCAGTGAGGAAGCGGCGCGCAACGCCGAGTACTTCCACCCGGGCGACGATAGCGAGGAAATCCAGTACATGCAGGAGCGCCGCAAGGCGCTCGGCGGCTACCTGCCGCAACGCAAGACGCTGGCGGCTCCGCTCAAGGTACCGACGCTAGACACCTTCAAGCCCCTGCTGGAATCCAGCGGCGACCGCGACATGTCGACCACGATGGGCTTCGTGCGCGGGCTTACGCTGCTCACGCGCGACAAGAAGATCGGCCCCAACATCGTTCCGATCGTGCCCGACGAGGCGCGCACCTTCGGCATGGACGGCATGTTCCGCCAGCTCGGCATCTATTCGCCGGTCGGGCAGCTGTACACGCCGGAGGACGCCGGCTCGATCATGTATTACCGCGAGGACAAGAAGGGCCAGATCCTCGAGGAAGGCATCAACGAGGCGGGTGCCCTGTGCGACTGGCTCGCCGCGGCGACGGCGTACTCCACGCACGGGACCAACATGATCCCGTTCTATATCTATTACTCGATGTTCGGGTACCAGCGCGTCGGCGACTTCATGTGGGCCGCCGGCGATCAGCAGGCACGCGGCTTCCTGCTCGGCGGCACCGCCGGGCGCACGACGCTCAACGGCGAAGGCCTGCAGCACGAGGACGGGCAGAGCCAGCTCACGATGACGGTGATCCCGAACTGCGTGAGCTACGACCCGACCTTCAACTACGAACTCGCCGTGATTATCCAGGACGGCCTGCGCCGGATGTACCAGGAGCAGGAGAGCGTTTTCTACTACATCACGGTGATGAACGAGAACTACCATCACCCGGCCATGCCCGAAGGCGTCGAGGAGGGTATCCGCAAGGGTCTGTACCAGTTCGACTCGGTGAAGCCGAAGGGGAACAAAAAGCACCCCGAGGTGCAGCTGACGGGCAGCGGCACCATTTTCCGCGAGGTCATCGAGGCCGCCGAGCTGCTGCGCGATGACTGGGGCGTGGCCAGCACCCTGTGGTCCGCGACCAGCTTCAGCGAACTGCGCCGCGACGGCCTCGACTGCGACCGCTGGAACATGCTGCACCCGGGGCGCAAACAGCGCACGAGCTGGGTCCAGCAGTGTCTCGGCGCCTCCGATGCCCCGGTGGTCGCATCGACCGACTATATGAAAGCGGTACCGGATCAGATCCGCCCGTTCATCAACAACCGCTTCCGGGTTCTCGGCACCGACGGCTATGGCCGCAGCGACACGCGCGAGGCGTTGCGCAGCTTCTTCGAAGTCGATCGCTACTGGGTCACGGTCGCCGCGCTGAAGGCACTGGCCGACGAAGGCACGGTCGAGGCCAAACGCGTCACCGAGGCCATCAAGAAGTACGGCATCGACCCGGAAAAACCGAATCCGTTGACCGTGTAG
- a CDS encoding argininosuccinate synthase, translated as MGQIRKAVLAYSGGLDTSVILKWLEEEYGCEVITFTADLGQGEEVEPARAKAEALGVKKIYIEDLREEFAADFVFPMFRANAIYEGEYLLGTSIARPLIAKRLVEIARETGADAISHGATGKGNDQVRFELGAYALSPDVHVIAPWREWDLNSRERLLAYAESHGIPIEKKKDGGSPYSMDANLLHISYEGGILEDPAAEPEEEMWLWSVSPEMAPDQPQYVEIDFEGGDAVAIDGERLSPAGVLSELNRVGGAHGIGRLDIVENRYVGMKSRGCYETPGGTILLKAHRAIESITLDREAAHLKDELMPRYAELVYNGYWWAPEREMLQALIDRSQWHVNGRVRLKLYKGAVSVVGRQSVSDSLFDAAVASFEDDRGAYDQKDAEGFIRLNALRLRTAARSRLGRS; from the coding sequence ATGGGGCAGATTCGAAAGGCCGTGCTGGCCTACTCCGGGGGGCTGGATACCTCGGTGATCCTCAAGTGGCTGGAGGAAGAATACGGCTGCGAGGTCATCACGTTCACCGCCGACCTGGGGCAGGGAGAAGAGGTCGAACCCGCGCGCGCCAAGGCCGAGGCCCTGGGCGTGAAAAAGATCTATATCGAGGATCTGCGCGAGGAGTTCGCCGCGGATTTCGTGTTCCCGATGTTCCGGGCCAACGCGATCTATGAAGGGGAATACCTGCTCGGGACCTCGATCGCGCGGCCGCTGATCGCGAAGCGTCTGGTAGAGATCGCGCGTGAGACCGGGGCCGACGCGATTTCCCACGGCGCCACCGGCAAGGGCAATGACCAGGTGCGCTTTGAACTGGGTGCCTACGCCCTGTCACCGGACGTCCACGTGATCGCCCCATGGCGCGAGTGGGATCTGAACTCGCGCGAGCGCCTGCTAGCCTACGCCGAATCCCATGGCATCCCCATTGAGAAAAAGAAGGACGGCGGCTCGCCGTACTCCATGGACGCGAATCTGCTGCATATCTCCTATGAGGGCGGCATTCTGGAGGATCCCGCGGCCGAACCCGAGGAAGAGATGTGGTTATGGTCAGTCTCGCCCGAGATGGCGCCTGACCAGCCGCAGTATGTCGAGATCGATTTTGAGGGCGGCGATGCGGTTGCGATCGACGGCGAACGTCTGTCTCCCGCTGGCGTTCTCTCCGAACTCAACCGAGTCGGCGGCGCGCACGGCATCGGCCGCCTCGACATCGTCGAGAACCGCTACGTGGGCATGAAGTCGCGCGGCTGCTACGAAACGCCTGGCGGGACGATCCTGCTCAAGGCGCATCGCGCGATCGAGTCCATTACCCTCGACCGCGAGGCGGCGCATCTGAAGGACGAATTGATGCCCCGCTACGCCGAATTGGTCTACAACGGCTACTGGTGGGCGCCGGAGCGCGAGATGCTGCAGGCGCTGATCGACCGCTCGCAATGGCACGTCAATGGCCGCGTGCGTCTCAAGCTCTACAAGGGCGCGGTCAGTGTGGTCGGGCGCCAGTCGGTCAGCGACAGCCTGTTCGACGCCGCTGTCGCCAGTTTCGAGGATGACCGTGGGGCGTACGATCAGAAGGATGCCGAGGGCTTTATACGGCTCAATGCACTGCGTCTGCGGACCGCCGCGCGCAGCCGTCTCGGACGCTCCTGA
- a CDS encoding PGPGW domain-containing protein: MVPDSDDERSKPLKRALDPVVPAGAPSLFLRLARGSYRIARRLVIATVGTTVVLVGAVMFFTPGPAVVVIPLGLAILALEFVWARRLLRLFRVRARQAARAYRRGDRGYWRRWLWPR, encoded by the coding sequence ATGGTTCCTGACTCGGACGATGAGCGATCGAAGCCGCTAAAACGGGCCCTCGATCCCGTGGTCCCGGCTGGCGCACCATCCCTGTTCCTGCGCCTCGCACGCGGGAGCTATCGGATTGCCCGGCGGCTGGTAATCGCGACCGTCGGCACTACGGTCGTGCTCGTCGGCGCCGTGATGTTCTTCACGCCGGGGCCGGCCGTGGTGGTGATCCCGCTCGGGCTCGCCATCCTGGCGCTCGAGTTCGTCTGGGCGCGGCGCCTGCTGCGCCTTTTCCGGGTGCGTGCCCGCCAGGCCGCAAGGGCGTACCGGCGTGGCGATCGCGGCTACTGGCGCCGGTGGCTTTGGCCCCGGTAA